Proteins co-encoded in one Spirosoma endbachense genomic window:
- a CDS encoding FecR family protein: MTNRTDALQELLEDPRFIAWVTGNADDLEDYWNNWAADNLMRRETLDQARSLVKAIEGKPIPVSDTHIKRSVERALQEAKRQEIVQPPVIIRPLYQQWWAVAASVLLVIGLGWLAFTIQTPRSIYDQKVAQVNHTGRLIIEVRNDTRPIQHVQLPDGSSVLLQKNSRISFPQQFRPDKREVYLTGEAFFEVMKNPAQPFLVYADELVTKVLGTSFGIKAYANDPAITVVVKTGKVSVFTQSDRQFTHLDSSRTLTGLVLSPNEQVTYERKESRLTRVLVEKPTLLNIPIEKQLFIYQETPIATVFADLEKAYDVNIDFDADVMAQCSITATLGDDPLIQKLTWICKVLEASYELKDGRIIVSGKSCQ; this comes from the coding sequence ATGACTAATCGTACCGATGCCTTGCAAGAGTTGCTGGAAGACCCTCGGTTTATTGCCTGGGTAACCGGTAATGCTGATGACTTGGAGGACTACTGGAACAACTGGGCAGCTGATAATCTGATGCGCCGTGAAACGCTTGACCAGGCCCGTAGCCTGGTGAAAGCAATAGAGGGGAAACCCATACCAGTTTCGGACACGCACATTAAGCGGTCAGTTGAGCGGGCGCTTCAGGAGGCTAAACGGCAGGAGATAGTCCAACCCCCGGTTATTATTCGCCCTTTATATCAACAATGGTGGGCCGTGGCTGCCAGTGTGCTCCTCGTGATCGGGCTGGGTTGGTTGGCCTTTACGATCCAAACACCCCGTTCGATTTATGACCAAAAAGTCGCCCAGGTAAATCATACGGGCAGATTGATAATTGAGGTCAGGAATGATACTCGGCCAATTCAACACGTACAACTGCCAGATGGGAGTTCTGTATTGCTCCAGAAGAATAGTCGGATCAGTTTTCCTCAGCAATTCAGGCCGGATAAACGGGAAGTCTACCTGACAGGCGAAGCGTTCTTTGAAGTGATGAAAAATCCTGCACAGCCATTTCTGGTCTATGCGGATGAACTGGTTACCAAGGTGCTGGGAACCAGCTTTGGCATAAAAGCCTACGCCAATGACCCGGCTATCACGGTAGTCGTAAAAACCGGGAAAGTATCTGTGTTTACGCAGTCAGACCGCCAGTTCACACACTTAGATAGCAGTCGAACGCTGACGGGTCTGGTACTCTCACCCAATGAGCAGGTAACCTATGAACGAAAAGAAAGCCGCCTGACCCGTGTTCTGGTTGAAAAACCGACTTTACTGAATATTCCGATTGAAAAGCAGCTATTTATCTATCAGGAAACGCCCATTGCGACCGTATTTGCCGATCTTGAAAAGGCGTATGATGTTAATATTGACTTTGATGCGGATGTAATGGCGCAGTGTAGCATCACCGCAACCCTGGGCGATGATCCACTTATTCAGAAACTAACGTGGATTTGTAAGGTGCTTGAAGCATCCTATGAACTAAAGGACGGCCGAATCATTGTATCAGGCAAATCGTGCCAATAG
- a CDS encoding FAD-dependent oxidoreductase, with protein MKNFLISLLFLIPGVLPAQPVYDVVVYGGTPAGVMAAIQVARMGQTVALLEPGRHLGGIMVEGLGGTDIDNHQEFQNSPAVGGLALEFYRRIAKAYGRSDEFEQVLRSKAKKPDIWRFEPHVAEQILLDWVAEHKIGIAYESRLLEMKDAVLKKGTAIQQIKLENGQTYRAKVFIDATIEGDLLNAAGISTVIGRESNATYGEAKNGIQAVTDHAQFLVKVDPYRVMGDPTSGVIPTIQNEPLGTPGDGDQHLQAYCFRMCLTKNPTNRIPFPKPEVYQREQYEIYLRYLKAGGKLYRPRVDIPNGKTDLGAWHDLSHNLYGMNMAYPGGNYATRQTVLAQHRQFTQGLFYFLANDEEVGRLAPDLQKEWTLWGLSKDEFTDNGGWPRLFYVRDARRMVSDYVITEHHVRKGNPPPVPDPVAVAYWPPDIHSVRRIVKDGYAYNEGSVFRDNTWQPFGISYRALIPKASECTNLLTASCPSSSHIAYGAIRIEFTFMALGQACGTAAVLANQKRVTVQAVNQKELKDKLLADGQLLSLNN; from the coding sequence ATGAAAAACTTTCTGATTTCACTCTTATTTCTGATTCCTGGGGTTCTTCCCGCCCAACCTGTTTATGATGTGGTTGTCTACGGCGGTACTCCGGCTGGGGTTATGGCGGCTATTCAGGTTGCCCGAATGGGGCAGACAGTCGCGCTACTGGAGCCTGGGCGACATCTGGGTGGCATTATGGTTGAAGGACTCGGAGGGACTGATATCGACAATCATCAGGAGTTCCAGAATAGCCCGGCGGTAGGCGGACTCGCTCTTGAGTTTTATCGACGAATCGCCAAAGCCTATGGACGTTCCGACGAATTTGAGCAGGTGCTACGTAGTAAAGCCAAAAAACCAGACATCTGGCGATTTGAGCCACACGTGGCCGAACAGATACTTCTCGATTGGGTCGCTGAGCATAAGATCGGGATAGCTTACGAAAGTCGATTGCTGGAAATGAAAGATGCGGTTCTCAAAAAAGGAACGGCTATTCAGCAGATCAAACTAGAGAATGGGCAAACCTATCGGGCAAAAGTCTTCATCGATGCCACGATTGAAGGTGATTTACTAAACGCTGCCGGTATCAGTACGGTTATTGGTCGTGAATCAAATGCTACGTATGGAGAGGCTAAAAATGGCATTCAGGCCGTTACGGATCATGCTCAGTTTTTGGTTAAGGTCGACCCGTATCGGGTTATGGGTGATCCGACTAGTGGCGTAATTCCAACGATCCAAAACGAACCGCTCGGAACACCTGGTGACGGCGATCAGCACCTCCAGGCGTATTGTTTTCGCATGTGCCTGACCAAGAATCCCACCAATCGAATCCCTTTTCCGAAGCCGGAAGTCTATCAGCGTGAGCAATACGAAATTTACCTGCGTTACCTGAAAGCAGGGGGTAAACTCTATAGGCCGAGAGTCGACATTCCTAACGGAAAGACGGATCTGGGGGCCTGGCACGATCTATCGCATAATTTATACGGCATGAATATGGCTTATCCCGGTGGAAATTATGCAACCCGACAAACTGTGTTAGCCCAGCACAGGCAATTCACCCAGGGATTATTTTATTTCCTGGCGAATGATGAAGAAGTGGGTCGGCTGGCTCCTGATCTGCAAAAAGAATGGACATTATGGGGGCTTAGTAAAGATGAATTTACCGATAACGGCGGCTGGCCGCGCCTGTTCTACGTACGCGATGCCCGGCGGATGGTTTCCGACTATGTGATTACTGAACATCATGTAAGAAAAGGCAACCCACCGCCCGTTCCTGACCCAGTTGCTGTTGCTTATTGGCCACCCGATATACATAGCGTTCGACGAATCGTGAAAGATGGGTATGCCTATAATGAGGGATCGGTATTTAGAGACAATACCTGGCAACCGTTTGGTATTTCGTACCGGGCGCTGATACCGAAAGCATCGGAGTGTACAAATTTGCTAACGGCATCCTGCCCATCGTCGAGCCATATTGCCTATGGGGCTATTCGGATCGAGTTTACGTTCATGGCGTTAGGACAGGCTTGTGGTACAGCGGCTGTGTTGGCTAACCAGAAGCGGGTAACGGTTCAAGCGGTGAACCAGAAAGAATTGAAAGACAAATTATTGGCCGATGGGCAGCTTCTGTCGCTAAACAATTAA
- a CDS encoding RNA polymerase sigma factor, translating to MSIVEEQELWHRFRQGDEEAFSILANRHYRRLMHYGQKFSSNTQFIEDALQELLIHLWLHRATLNDTPSVTYYLLKAFRHQLIKALKRRAHEQPLDVQADAISFDFSIEQNYIQQETHNLLERTVEAALAQLPARQKEVIYLRYYQGLRPEEIASLLDIKSQSVSNILQRALTRLRENWPSILLIGLLLFYK from the coding sequence ATGTCTATCGTTGAAGAACAGGAACTTTGGCATCGTTTCCGCCAGGGCGACGAAGAGGCATTTTCCATACTGGCTAATCGACATTATCGTAGGCTGATGCATTACGGGCAGAAGTTTTCGTCTAATACTCAATTTATTGAAGATGCACTTCAGGAGTTGCTGATCCATTTATGGCTTCACAGGGCCACCCTGAACGATACCCCGTCCGTTACATATTACCTGCTAAAAGCGTTTCGTCATCAGTTAATCAAAGCCTTAAAACGACGGGCGCACGAACAACCGCTCGATGTACAGGCTGATGCTATCTCATTTGACTTCTCAATTGAGCAGAATTACATCCAGCAGGAAACCCATAACCTGCTGGAACGTACTGTTGAAGCAGCACTTGCCCAATTGCCAGCCAGGCAAAAAGAAGTTATTTACCTGCGCTATTATCAGGGCCTTCGGCCAGAAGAAATTGCTTCTCTCTTAGACATTAAATCCCAGTCAGTCAGTAACATACTACAGCGGGCTTTAACCAGGCTTCGCGAAAACTGGCCTTCGATTCTGCTGATTGGCCTGCTACTTTTTTACAAGTAG
- a CDS encoding RagB/SusD family nutrient uptake outer membrane protein, whose amino-acid sequence MKKYSIFSVFMILNGCVPDLDLASKSNVSVGTYYQTPSDAKAAVVSMYSMLRSMYRDEVLMTPNVVAADDGIPFLTGNADRVALWNYNLVPTNTFPGAIWSNAYTGIQRSNIILNRIPPISMDETTKKGYVGEAKFLRAMHYFTLVQCFGGVPLVLNETTGLADATIARATKDEVYKQIETDLKEAETALPKTYTGADVGKATQGAAKGLLAKVYLTWAGTDAASPHWALAAAKAKEAMDLGLYNLWDNYSDVFSLAGRGGKESLFEVLYITDLAGNNFTTGYAPRGAPIVPGNGSGIFRVSQSLFNSYPANDKRKPVTFLTSFVQPTTKVTTPLSVTDTDPAKGVSFWKLADLTSTVAGNGGKSAPILRYAEVLLIYAEALNEAGKGPNAQAYEALNKVRARAGLDPLSGLTYQTFKEAVWLERRLELCFEGQRWFDLVRTGRLLSAVKAETSFGRATTIQVFHTLMPIPQREIDANPALKQNEGY is encoded by the coding sequence GTGAAAAAATATAGCATCTTTTCCGTATTCATGATCCTGAACGGCTGTGTCCCGGATCTCGATTTAGCTTCTAAAAGCAATGTTTCGGTCGGAACCTATTACCAAACGCCTTCCGACGCCAAAGCCGCCGTTGTGTCCATGTACAGTATGCTGCGCTCCATGTACAGAGACGAAGTGCTGATGACGCCCAATGTTGTGGCTGCCGACGATGGTATCCCGTTTCTGACGGGCAATGCCGACCGGGTGGCCTTGTGGAATTATAACCTGGTACCGACCAATACGTTTCCGGGGGCCATCTGGTCGAATGCCTACACGGGTATTCAACGTTCGAACATCATTTTGAATCGGATACCTCCAATCAGCATGGATGAGACGACCAAAAAGGGGTATGTTGGCGAAGCTAAATTCCTACGGGCTATGCACTACTTTACGTTGGTTCAATGTTTTGGTGGAGTGCCTCTTGTGCTGAATGAAACAACCGGCCTGGCGGATGCCACCATCGCTCGTGCCACCAAAGATGAGGTTTATAAACAGATTGAGACGGATTTGAAAGAGGCCGAAACGGCATTGCCTAAAACCTATACAGGCGCTGATGTAGGCAAAGCAACCCAGGGAGCGGCTAAAGGGCTTCTGGCAAAAGTCTACCTGACCTGGGCGGGTACCGATGCTGCTTCGCCCCATTGGGCGCTGGCGGCTGCCAAAGCGAAAGAGGCTATGGATTTGGGCCTGTATAACCTGTGGGACAATTATTCGGATGTGTTCAGCCTGGCCGGTCGGGGTGGAAAGGAGTCGTTATTCGAGGTGCTTTATATTACCGATCTGGCCGGAAATAACTTTACAACAGGCTATGCTCCTCGGGGGGCACCCATCGTTCCGGGAAACGGAAGCGGTATTTTTCGGGTTAGCCAAAGCCTGTTCAATAGCTACCCCGCGAATGATAAACGGAAGCCTGTCACGTTTCTAACTTCCTTTGTGCAGCCTACAACAAAAGTGACTACGCCTTTATCGGTGACGGATACTGATCCGGCCAAAGGAGTTTCATTCTGGAAGCTAGCGGACCTGACGTCTACCGTTGCTGGAAATGGAGGGAAGAGTGCCCCGATTCTTCGGTATGCTGAGGTGTTGTTGATTTATGCCGAGGCCCTCAATGAAGCCGGCAAAGGCCCAAACGCTCAGGCGTATGAAGCCCTCAATAAAGTACGCGCCCGCGCCGGACTGGACCCTCTTTCGGGATTGACGTATCAGACGTTTAAAGAAGCGGTATGGCTGGAGCGCAGACTTGAACTCTGTTTTGAAGGACAGCGCTGGTTTGATCTGGTTCGGACAGGCAGGTTACTGAGTGCGGTGAAAGCCGAAACCAGTTTTGGCCGGGCGACAACCATACAGGTCTTTCATACACTGATGCCGATTCCGCAGCGGGAGATTGACGCTAATCCAGCCTTAAAACAGAACGAGGGCTATTGA
- a CDS encoding TonB-dependent receptor encodes MRIGLLQIILCVLVVSIALAHDGQAQEVLNRSVTLQCKDQAVKVVLDRVEKAAGVRFIYSPELIQSYRKVSLDFRDKRLADILNTLLLPLKITYEVVGNQILLKRNPASSGMSPDLLKPETFSTDQSAEQTITGTVSDENGGLLPGVSVVVKNTTRGTTTDARGVYQLTIPDNGSAAILIFSFVGYKSQEVTIGNRTTIDIQLATDNKSLDEVVVVGYGMVKKSDLTGSVARIDESIIKATPIVSLDRAMQGRIAGVQVTSNSAAPGGSTTIRIRGTGSVNAGNDPLYVIDGFPTGDLNSINPNDIESIEILKDASATAIYGSRGSNGVVLVTTKRGKAGQSGINFESYYGVQAVRRKIPLLNAREYATFINDARINGGGAAYFDGSTAARPLPESLGEGTDWQDEVFRTAPIQNYQLSFTGGEAKTRYAISGNYYDQQGIILNSYFKRFSLRANLDREVKPWLTIGLSMQGAHTRSNSSRTATDGGAAGGVTNAALNYAPVFPIYASPGIYYRDQSTLNGSLVDNPVGLAKEVTNLYYTLRLLTNFYADFKVGPHLTFRTTWGADLLSTKQNNYATRLIQLGASTNGSASVASALNINYLNENTLTYNRTFATKHNLTALLGYTSQAYNIETVTANAINFNDDFALYNNLGAGATLQNPGSGAADWALISYLARINYGFDSRFLLTLTARRDGSSRFGPNNKYGFFPSGAFAWRLINEKFLQNQKSLSDLKLRLSYGVAGNQGIGDYSYLSNIVITQGVLGGATPTIQSGGVPATISNYDLRWEKSTQFDAGLDIGVFNNRIRLTSDFYQKITSDLLFSVNVPQTTGYSSIQQNIGKVSNQGWEFALSTANVDTKDFKWTTDFNISFNQNKILTLDGRSEFTSGTGSGHLQVFNTALLKVGEPLGNFYGRVTDGLFQTQEEVNASAQKTEKPGDLKYKDLNGDGVINDLDRTIIGNGNPKFFGGFNNTFTYKGFDLTLFLQGSSGNSILNFGRFGLYNLNGNNNQSKDVLNRWTPTNTNTDIPRANSAGGQRILSTFHVEDGSYLRLKNISLGYTLPQLVSKKLALQQVKIYVSAQNWLTVTNFKGYDPEVNFAGGSPISQGIDYGSYPTAKTFLAGLNVKF; translated from the coding sequence ATGAGAATCGGGCTTCTTCAAATTATTCTGTGCGTACTTGTCGTCAGCATTGCGCTGGCTCATGATGGCCAGGCGCAGGAAGTTCTCAACCGAAGTGTGACCCTTCAGTGCAAGGATCAGGCAGTAAAAGTAGTCCTCGACCGCGTAGAAAAAGCCGCTGGTGTTCGCTTTATTTATAGCCCTGAACTGATTCAGTCCTATCGTAAAGTGTCACTGGATTTTCGAGACAAACGGCTGGCCGATATTTTAAATACACTGTTGCTGCCACTGAAAATAACCTACGAAGTAGTTGGTAATCAGATTCTTCTCAAGCGAAATCCTGCTTCGTCAGGCATGAGTCCTGACCTGCTCAAACCCGAAACGTTTAGTACAGATCAATCTGCCGAGCAGACTATAACCGGTACGGTTAGTGATGAAAATGGGGGATTGCTGCCTGGGGTGAGCGTAGTCGTTAAAAACACGACGCGTGGTACCACTACCGATGCCAGAGGAGTATACCAACTCACGATACCCGACAACGGATCTGCTGCTATTTTGATTTTTTCCTTTGTCGGCTATAAGAGCCAGGAAGTAACGATTGGAAATCGCACCACTATTGATATTCAACTGGCGACTGATAACAAGTCGCTGGACGAAGTGGTGGTGGTGGGCTATGGTATGGTGAAGAAAAGCGATTTGACGGGATCGGTCGCCAGAATTGATGAATCGATCATCAAAGCAACGCCCATCGTTTCGCTTGATCGGGCCATGCAGGGACGAATAGCGGGTGTGCAGGTCACCTCGAACTCGGCTGCACCGGGCGGCTCGACTACGATCCGGATTAGAGGGACGGGGTCCGTCAATGCAGGAAATGACCCATTGTACGTGATCGACGGATTTCCTACGGGCGATCTTAATTCGATCAATCCAAACGATATCGAGTCGATTGAAATCCTGAAAGATGCCTCAGCGACAGCCATTTATGGGTCAAGGGGCTCCAATGGCGTTGTGCTGGTAACCACTAAACGGGGAAAGGCTGGTCAGTCGGGTATCAATTTTGAGTCATACTATGGCGTTCAGGCGGTCCGTCGTAAAATTCCTTTGCTGAATGCCAGGGAGTATGCCACATTCATTAACGACGCCCGGATCAATGGGGGAGGAGCCGCTTATTTCGACGGCTCGACGGCTGCCCGTCCACTACCGGAATCATTGGGGGAAGGTACTGACTGGCAGGATGAGGTTTTTCGAACGGCGCCTATTCAAAATTACCAGCTATCCTTCACGGGTGGAGAGGCCAAAACCCGGTATGCCATCTCCGGCAACTACTATGACCAGCAGGGGATTATTCTGAATTCGTACTTCAAACGATTTTCCCTGCGGGCTAATCTGGATCGGGAAGTAAAGCCCTGGCTGACCATTGGCCTATCGATGCAGGGCGCACACACCCGCTCGAACAGTAGCCGCACAGCCACCGATGGCGGGGCCGCCGGTGGAGTTACCAATGCCGCCCTGAACTATGCTCCTGTTTTCCCTATTTATGCGTCGCCGGGCATTTATTACCGCGATCAAAGTACACTGAACGGAAGCCTGGTCGACAACCCCGTAGGCCTGGCTAAAGAAGTGACGAATCTGTATTATACGCTTCGGTTGTTGACTAATTTTTACGCCGATTTCAAGGTAGGGCCGCACCTTACTTTCCGCACGACCTGGGGCGCTGATTTACTATCGACTAAGCAAAACAACTACGCTACCCGCCTTATTCAACTGGGAGCCAGCACCAACGGATCGGCTTCGGTAGCCAGTGCATTGAATATCAATTACCTGAATGAAAATACGCTGACCTATAATCGAACTTTTGCCACCAAACACAACCTGACGGCATTACTGGGCTATACGTCTCAAGCGTACAACATCGAAACCGTAACAGCCAACGCCATCAATTTCAACGATGATTTTGCGCTGTACAACAACCTGGGAGCCGGAGCCACCTTGCAAAATCCAGGATCGGGAGCCGCCGATTGGGCGCTGATTTCGTATCTGGCCCGAATTAATTACGGATTCGATAGTCGTTTTTTACTGACCTTAACCGCTCGTCGGGATGGATCGTCGCGGTTTGGCCCCAACAACAAGTATGGTTTCTTTCCGTCTGGAGCATTCGCCTGGCGATTGATTAACGAGAAGTTTCTACAAAACCAGAAGTCGTTATCCGATTTAAAATTGCGGCTGAGTTATGGCGTAGCGGGCAATCAGGGCATAGGCGATTATTCGTATCTGTCGAATATCGTCATTACCCAGGGTGTATTAGGTGGGGCGACGCCCACGATTCAGTCAGGGGGCGTACCCGCTACGATTAGTAATTACGATTTACGATGGGAGAAAAGTACGCAGTTTGATGCGGGTCTGGATATCGGTGTGTTCAACAACCGAATCCGACTAACCTCTGACTTTTACCAGAAAATAACCTCCGATTTATTGTTCTCGGTTAATGTTCCGCAAACAACGGGTTATAGCTCCATACAACAGAACATTGGCAAAGTGTCAAATCAGGGCTGGGAGTTTGCGTTGTCGACCGCAAACGTCGATACAAAAGATTTTAAGTGGACTACTGATTTCAATATTTCGTTCAATCAGAATAAAATACTGACGCTGGATGGTCGGTCTGAGTTTACGTCCGGTACAGGAAGCGGCCATCTACAAGTATTTAACACCGCTTTGCTGAAAGTCGGAGAGCCTCTTGGGAACTTCTACGGACGCGTCACCGATGGTCTTTTTCAGACGCAGGAAGAAGTAAACGCATCCGCTCAGAAAACCGAAAAACCCGGTGATCTGAAATACAAAGACCTGAATGGCGATGGCGTTATCAATGATCTGGATCGCACCATCATTGGGAATGGCAATCCCAAATTCTTTGGCGGATTCAACAACACGTTTACGTACAAAGGCTTCGATCTGACCCTCTTTTTGCAAGGCAGTTCAGGGAATAGTATTCTGAATTTCGGGCGCTTCGGTTTGTATAACCTGAATGGCAATAACAACCAGTCGAAAGACGTGCTGAACCGCTGGACGCCCACTAATACCAACACCGATATTCCAAGGGCCAACTCGGCGGGTGGGCAGCGTATTTTGTCAACCTTTCATGTCGAAGATGGTTCCTACCTGCGCCTGAAAAACATTTCGCTGGGCTATACCTTACCGCAGCTGGTATCGAAAAAACTGGCGCTTCAGCAGGTAAAAATCTACGTATCGGCCCAAAACTGGCTGACGGTCACCAACTTCAAAGGCTACGATCCTGAGGTCAACTTTGCCGGTGGAAGCCCCATTAGTCAGGGTATCGATTATGGAAGTTATCCGACGGCTAAAACCTTTCTGGCTGGCCTCAACGTGAAATTCTAA